The following is a genomic window from Neofelis nebulosa isolate mNeoNeb1 chromosome 12, mNeoNeb1.pri, whole genome shotgun sequence.
TGCCCCTTGAAATGGATAGACCATGTAGCTAAGCAGCATTCAGATGCATTTCCGCTCCTTGCAGTGCCCCTGCCTGAGGGGGATGGTGTGGCTCCCCTGTGGGTGACAGTGAAAGATTGTCCCCCTGGCACTGTCATTTTCTGTCAGTGTAACCAGGGGATTTCGTGGCAAGAAAAGTTTCCTGACCCCTTTTAGGACCTTCCTTAATGGCAGAGTTTGGGCCTGCAGTGGTGTCACGGTTTTTCTCAGCTGAGGGCAAGTTTATCTTTTCTAATAGAAGCATGGAGCAAGCCAACTGGAACTCCAAAACAAAGAGACTTTGGGCCAAAGGTTCagtgttacattttctttttagtgtagtCTATCTCATGGGAAGAGGACACAGATGCTAGTAAAGGAAAATAGCTTGTTTTCCATTTGCTTCAcatgagaaagggaaaaatcGTACTCCGTAGTGTCAGAGGGTCTTGGAATCTTCCTGAGGGTCTCTGATAATACCGGTCCAAGCCTGTTTCTCTTTCCACTGCCACCCACCCATCTTCTACCCACACGGTGCTCTAGCAGAACATACTGGAATAATTCCTCCAGAATGTGATACTGCTGCTCCTTTGACACAGGACCTACACCTTAGCCTGTGCTGCCTTCTTTGGCTGAAGGTGCTTCACCCTATTTGCCCACATGTCCTGTCCTGCCCTGTCAGACTGCTAGTTAATGATGACCCCTTCCTCTGTGGGGCCTTTATGTACCTTGTGTCTATTTCTGCACTTGGCATTCATCACACTGCAGTCTAATTGTCTGCATGTCTTATCTGCCCTGAGGCCAGGGTTCTTGCTTATTTCTAGTCTCTGACACGTAGGGCAGTGCCTGAATGTGGAAGGAATTGCATAAGTTGgttgaatttaattttcatagtatgctaagagtttattttaaatgctaagaatttaattttcatagtatGCTAAAATCAGTAAAGAAGAACTTCCCAACAAAAGTAAAGTCATCTTGACAGTGTTCTCCTAGAAGTCTGaatgaaacaaacacaaaaaacattgttattaaaaatttagGGAGGAAACCAGTGGGAAGGCTGACATTTGTTGACTAGACCCTCAGTGCATTGTTCACTGTGTCCCCAGCATTGGGGTTAAGACTCTTTAGTTGACTTTCACTTGGATTGTGCATGGCAGATGACATTGGCTTCAGTTGTAAGTGTGGAAACTGATCCTCAGAGAGATATAGTAATTTGCTTACTTTGAAACTTTGTCTCATTGGTCTGTCACTGTTGGCTTTTTGTTACTCTAATTAGAGCTTCATTATTGTCATCTTATCTTTTGAAAACAGTTGAATAGATTGACACAAatttaacttgaaaaaatatagaaaagagggtcacctgggtggctcagttggttagctgtctgacttcggctcaggtcatgatctcacagttgatgggttcgagccccgcacagggctctgtgctgacaactcagagcctggagcctgcctcggattctgtgtctccctctctctgcccctcccctgctcgcactctttttctctccagaatGAATAAACAGTTAAACCatctaggtcttttttttttttttttatctagccagtttgtttttttatttatttaccattaaAATCCTTACATGTAgtgtttttatgtgtgtggtAAAAAACACATTATGAAATCTATTGTAAgcaattttaagtgtacagttcaataaTGTTAAGTATATTTATACTGTTACAGAACAAATCTCCAGAACTTTATCGTCTAACAGAACGGAATCTATGCCCATTAAGTAGTAACTCCGTGTTCCCCCTTCCCCAAGCCCCTGCTGACCAACATTCTACTTtgtctctctgaatttgactactttatataagtggaatcacttatataaatatatatatttgtctttttctgacttttttttttaatatgtagtaGCATGTGACAAGAttgacaagatttccttcctttttaatgccACGTAGTAGTCCATCATATGTATGCACCACATCTTGTTtaccattcatcagtggacattgTGCTGCTGCTTTGTCTGTCTGTTGTGAATAGCCCTGCTGTGGGTGTGGATATGTGCATACCTCTTGGAACTGGCTTTCAGTTCTTAAGGATACATACCTAGAAGTGGGACTGCTGACTCctatgttctgtttttaattttttggagaaatgCCATACTGGTTTAGTGGCTACAGCatattgcattcccaccagcagtgcacagggGTTCGCAGCTCTACCCACACTTACTTTCTGAGGTTTTTTGAagagtagccatcctaatgggtgagatgatctcattgtggttttgatttgcatttctctgatgatttagatgtcaagcatcttttcatatgcctgctGGCATCTGAGTATGTTCCACAGTTTTGTAGGTATCTCTCACACCTGGCTTGAAAGATGGGTGGAGTCTCCTCTATCTTTTTTtatatctcctttggagaaatcgctggttcaagtcctttgcttattttttaattgggttatttaatGGTTTGTTGACTAGCCTCATAAATGTGGTCTCATACTGTTGAGGAATTAAAACCAATTGAAAAGTATTTTGCCTGTGGAggggcctggctgactcagtcggtggaacatgcaactttttgttcttggggttatgagtttcagccccatgttgggtacagagatcgcttaaaaaaataaagtatttaaaaaaaattttttttagcctgttaatataaaacataaaattgcCATCTAGTTCCCCAGTGAAGATTATTTCTGGGCTGTGGGTTTGTTCTGGATGATCCAACTATCTGGATCCTTTTGGGAAAATCAGACTTAAATGACTGGGGTGGTCTTGCCACTTTAAGGAAGCAATTGCGTTCTTGAGGGAGGGCCTTACCTTAGTTTTACTCAGTGGGCTAAGCCTTTATATTTAGGCTTCACATCTTCTTCAGCAGTCATATATAGCCACTTTTTGTCCAGGGCAGCCTCCCAAAGTCCTTGCTATCCTGTGGTATGATAGCGGGAGCATGAACTCTGGAATCAGACTTAGGATGCCAGCTTCACCAGTTACTTTCCGTACCTCAGACAAAGAAGAATATTGGTTATTTCATTGgtaaaacttggaaaataatgtttacttgatggaattgttttgagaattaaatacgTGAAAATGCAGTGTATAGTACATATCTGCAGGCCTTCCATGACCCTGTTCTTCCAGCCTCTACCTCCCAAAGTGCATGCTCAGTGTCCCTTATCTGTAGCAAGGTATTTATGCTCTGGTGTATTTGTTTTCCTTGGCAGTCTCCTGTTAAATTGTGAGCtccttgctttgtttgtttggttatggttttgtttgtttttttaagttaggctccatgcccactgtggggcttgaacttcccaccctgagatcaggagtcagatgctctactgactgagccagccaggcaacccatGAGTTCTTGCTTTTGAATCACTAGCAATTTGTAGAGGGCCTAGTTCAGATTAGACACCAATAAGTAAGTGTTAGTGAACAGAATGAATGcgtgatttgatattttatttctcaatggaggactttgaatttttttcagaacGATAATGGTATGTACCATTATGTAGTTTACGGCACATGTGAACTAGTCCAggagttctcaaactttttggtgtCTCAGGACCCCTTTATGCTTAAAAATTATTGTGGGCCCTATTTATGTGGATTATTTATGTGAGTGCTTATGTATGTGGGTTAGTTATTTATGgtcttagaaacaaaaacaaaatttttaaatattcactttaaaatatcaatggtggggcgcctgggtggcgcagtcaaccggttaagcgtccgacttcagccaggtcacgatctcgcagtccgtgagttcgagccccgcgtcaggctctgggctgatggctcggagcctggagcctgtttccgattctgtgtctccctctctctctctgcgcctcccccgttcatgctctgtctctctctgtcccaaaaataaataaaaaacgttgaaaaaaaaatttaaaaaaaaataaaatatcaatggtAAACCCATTGCACGTTAATATGGTAAcatgttttcatgaaaaataactgttttccaaaaaaacTTAATGAGAGAGTGTTTGACGGTATTGCAGGTCTGTGTAAAAGAGAGGGCATAAAAGGTGGGTGGAGTCTCATCTCTGCGTCTACTTTGTGTCTTTTGTGAGAAGTTGTTCTAGTTGAAGTATAAGCAGAAAATCCCACTTCCCACAGATAAGCGGCTGGAAAAGGAAAGACCTTGTGGACCCCTGCAAGGGTGTCCGGGACCTCCAGGGGCCCTCGGCAAGTACTGTACCAACTACTCATCCAGTCTAAAAGGGAAACGTAATAGTGTTACAGAAGTTAAAGGGTCAAGGAATAGTTGCACATGTTTAGCCCTATATATAATGGTTACCtattgtcattttcttatttgtaggTTAAAAATATCCTTCATGAAGAAGAAAGATCTTAAGCAACATGGTGGATTCAGAAGCTCATGAAAAGAGGCCGCCCATCCTGACATCTTCCAAACAAGACCTGTCACCTCACATTGCACATGTAGGTGAAATGAAGCATTATCTGTGCGGCTGCTGTGCAGCTTTCAACAATGTAGCAATCACATTTCCCATTCAGAAGGTGCTCTTTCGGCAGCAGCTGTACGGAATCAAAACCCGGGACGCAGTGCTTCAGCTGAGGAGGGATGGCTTTCGAAACTTATACCGCGGAATCCTTCCCCCACTGTTGCAGAAGACCACCACGCTGGCGCTTATGTTCGGTCTGTATGAGGACTTATCCTGTCTTCTCCGGAAGCACATCAGTCCCCCTGAGTTTGCAACCCGTAGTGTGGCAGCGGTACTTGCAGGGACAACAGAAGCAATTTTTACTCCGTTGGAAAGAGTTCAGACATTGCTTCAAGACCACAGGCATCATGACAAATTTACAAACACTTACCAGGCTTTCAAGGCACTCAGATGCCATggaataagagaatattatcgaGGCTTGGTACCTGTTCTTTTCCGTAATGGATTCAGCAATGTCCTTTTCTTTGGCCTTCGTGGCCCCATTAAGGAGCATCTCCCTACCGCAACCACCCACAGCGCTCATTTGGTCAATGATTTTATCTGTGGAGGTCTGTTGGGTGCCATGTTGGGAATCTTGTTTTTTCCAGTTAATGTTGTAAAAACTCGCATGCAGTCTCAGATTGGTGGAGAGTTTCAGTCTTCTCccaaggtgttccaaaaaatctGGCTAGAACGAGACAGAAAGCTGACAAATCTTTTCAGAGGTGCTCACCTGAATTACCATCGGTCCCTCATCTCTTGGGGTATAATCAATGCGACTTACGAGTTCTTGTTAAAGATGATTTGAAAGAAACCATCAGTTAAGTGCCATTTATTAACTGCATAGACCTAAGAAGAATGTAGTTTGGCTTTGTTCCTAATTGACCAAATACAGGTTGTCGTAAGTTCAGGGCACAATGAATTATGGGGCAGAGCTGTTTTCCTTCAGCACCAacaaattcagaataaaaggttCTAATAGGAAAATTTaaggggtttttggttttgttttgtaatcaTTATCTAAGAACTTTAGGCTAATTGCCTGGTTAATAGCGATCTATCTGATGGCTTTTGACAAGGAAAgctaatagccaagatatggttCTTTTCTCCAAAAGTCTTTAAACCTTCTGTATTGAAACATCAGTGGCCATGACCAGCCAGAGAAAAGGCTCTTAGAGCCCTGTGAATTCTCAGGCTTTCTTCTCTTActccatttcttctctgcttttaggAGTTGCAAAGGGTAGTGTTCGTTAAACATAAGCATATAATGTGGtaggacagagaagagaaaaacagcttATTAGGTGTAGGCTTTTCATGATAAATTGTTTGTGTTAGTTTTGAAACTAAGTACATGTTGGGATGGTCATCATCCAGACTATTCAGGCACAGTAGGGCAGACCCAAGCAGCAGGTGAAAGCTCCCATTTTGCTTTCTGAGTTGGAAAGTGTTGTTTAGTTCTGAATGTGACCTTAAACCC
Proteins encoded in this region:
- the SLC25A51 gene encoding mitochondrial nicotinamide adenine dinucleotide transporter SLC25A51 encodes the protein MVDSEAHEKRPPILTSSKQDLSPHIAHVGEMKHYLCGCCAAFNNVAITFPIQKVLFRQQLYGIKTRDAVLQLRRDGFRNLYRGILPPLLQKTTTLALMFGLYEDLSCLLRKHISPPEFATRSVAAVLAGTTEAIFTPLERVQTLLQDHRHHDKFTNTYQAFKALRCHGIREYYRGLVPVLFRNGFSNVLFFGLRGPIKEHLPTATTHSAHLVNDFICGGLLGAMLGILFFPVNVVKTRMQSQIGGEFQSSPKVFQKIWLERDRKLTNLFRGAHLNYHRSLISWGIINATYEFLLKMI